Proteins found in one Sorghum bicolor cultivar BTx623 chromosome 1, Sorghum_bicolor_NCBIv3, whole genome shotgun sequence genomic segment:
- the LOC8082130 gene encoding thioredoxin-like 1-1, chloroplastic isoform X1 → MMSMASALTNHWVVSGSSRHDMSNRSDDCFKVLTWNHNVIKGKQFLPREKVALTGWQITRAVPKDPKKGIHLRMTTKWWEIDMKDNVINIKSQDDFDEQLLMARDKFTVVHFFSPSCGACKALHSKVHQFAEMHPGLQFLMVNCNEQTHICKRLHVCVLPLFRFYRGAEGRICSFSCTISTIHKFKDALKKHGVQTESQAAEKGWDEY, encoded by the exons ATGATGTCAATGGCTTCAGCTTTGACAAACCATTGGGTTGTTAGCGGTTCATCCCGTCATGACATGAGCAACAGATCTGATGATTGCTTCAAGGTATTGACTTGGAACCACAATGTGATCAAGGGGAAGCAGTTCTTGCCCAGAGAAAAGGTTGCTCTGACTGGTTGGCAGATCACCCGAGCTGTACCAAAAGATCCCAAGAAG GGCATTCACCTCCGTATGACAACAAAGTGGTGGGAGATAGACATGAAGGACAACGTGATAAATATCAAATCACAGGACGATTTTGATGAACAGCTTCTGATGGCCAGAGATAAATTCACAGTGGTGCACTTCTTTTCACCTAGCTGTGGAGCTTGCAAGGCCCTACACTCTAAG GTACATCAGTTTGCCGAGATGCATCCAGGACTGCAATTTCTTATGGTCAACTGTAATGAACAGACACATATCTGTAAGAGGCTCCATGTCTGTGTCTTGCCATTGTTCCGCTTTTACAGAGGCGCCGAAGGTCGTATTTGTAGCTTCAGCTGCACAATTTCAACT ATTCATAAGTTCAAAGATGCTCTGAAAAAGCATGGGGTTCAGACTGAGAGTCAAGCAGCAGAAAAGGGGTGGGACGAATATTAA
- the LOC8082131 gene encoding pentatricopeptide repeat-containing protein At5g15280, with product MAWRFLRTIRFRYLRRDSKIGGRGFTNNAPELSTNKGSLLRDGSSRVVEKRNSIFACAPEDAGFNLEQKTGKTFQGDAHSALKSCSGIGSLVIAKCSHIFERNGDTFDGKCSLQDALKPGLWLSPETLRRFWRVSELKPKDFLDILIGFGPTAAEVRNARFLWNLYRWASQQSKEFQHLPRSNETMVSMLADADMLSQAESLLLSLVDHMAPAVSSELFSQIIQAYSEARNLEKSVGLYDYARSKHLIPSVSCYQALLHFLTRNRKDELILRVYLDMLEVGFGSCTKGDILDSVVMALIKKGKPLQALGILRQLKSLGLKLSKGALSNIVEEFNKKKDIGDMMNFLEEWRCLPELRLCNRILASSCTNLGTDQAWLVFQRLEALGFAPDATTFGIFIFHSCREMKLKSALVYLSECFARHVEPRVCAYNAILGGVFREGLYRHAKYVFEDMVEREVTPNLSTYQIILAGYCRYRQFDDIEQVLRDMKTNVVNVLPSGNCALSKALSFLGLDHLRVKIKRDNATGFPKAEFFDSVGNGLYLDTDSKMFEISLAQILDSALHPDINSELVRASQRGDVTSALLVKDEAFQWGYDISPASWSELFKALCVSRNVIDVIDLMEEMPDIFYKLDAQNLDLVAQTLSSNGMSAHAKLVLEKMLREDLSISHNTYTSLMIGLCEERNIAGFWECWNLATKYRWSPDCKDMMDLISYLCKWGVIEEALKLMNLLFDCYHDLFFSAYCVLLKELCRTGHTSIGCAMLEALKEKGVAVDRSLFFYVMEGFLKEQKTAESIGMHDMWLSKSKELDAFSYRSVLPSLPWLDADRAKNLVESMLTMKLTEFPYCGCIVKELMQTRNIKWAMPVLQESSPGKLSATLLNSLLQVYGWLKNWRKLDAVLCKMLKMHDTLSISSYRFLVCRMCEQSRFSSASSLRALFQYADKSRELIACNILIFYLFQRRNSSQIHDLLKDMTGNGICLDKTTYDFLVYGFHKSGDTNDSVNALDACIAQGLKPSNRSLRIVLSHYCRLGNLEKSLALFHLIERNGWRHGLIIKTTLTSCLLSFGRQLEAKSCLNNLSKSEFIGCSSNFDDLIKEFCILGDLKMSLYLLNTMLKKGRLPNEASYSSVIYKLCMLKEFDQALDFLAEMQFASLKPSEISCDALVRGLCAMGRTFDARKVLEMLTTLGSAPSYGMYKVVFDNYCRSSHLQKAAVLLHDMQQAGQVPNFEMHWSIISNFSSTNEKTEGHGEPILKNLFLSANPP from the exons ATGGCATGGCGGTTCCTCCGCACAATCCGTTTCCGGTATCTGAG GCGAGATTCCAAGATTGGAGGCCGAGGGTTCACCAATAATGCCCCGGAGCTGAGTACCAACAAAGGGAGTTTGTTGAGGGATGGAAGCAGCCGCGTCGTGGAGAAGCGGAATTCAATCTTTGCTTGCGCTCCAGAGGATGCTGGCTTCAATTTGGAACAGAAAACTGGAAAAACGTTCCAAGGTGATGCCCATTCTGCACTAAAATCGTGCTCTGGTATTGGGAGTCTAGTTATAGCCAAGTGCTCTCACATATTTGAGAGAAATGGGGACACCTTTGATGGAAAGTGCAGCTTGCAAGATGCTCTTAAGCCTGGTTTATGGCTCTCACCGGAGACTCTCCGCCGGTTTTGGCGTGTCTCTGAGCTGAAGCCTAAGGATTTTCTTGACATTTTGATTGGTTTTGGACCCACTGCAGCAGAAGTGAGAAATGCAAGATTTCTATGGAATTTGTACAGGTGGGCATCACAGCAGAGCAAGGAGTTCCAGCATCTGCCAAGGTCAAATGAGACGATGGTATCCATGCTTGCAGATGCTGATATGCTCAGTCAAGCTGAATCGCTACTGCTCTCATTGGTTGATCATATGGCTCCGGCTGTTTCGAGTGAACTATTCAGTCAGATTATCCAGGCATATTCAGAAGCACGCAATCTTGAGAAATCAGTTGGACTTTATGATTATGCAAGGAGCAAGCATTTGATTCCTTCAGTTTCATGCTATCAAGCACTTCTTCATTTTCTAACCAGAAACAGGAAGGATGAATTGATTTTAAGAGTATATTTGGACATGCTTGAAGTTGGATTCGGTTCTTGCACCAAAGGAGATATTCTTGATTCTGTTGTCATGGCTTTAATCAAGAAAGGTAAACCTTTGCAAGCTCTTGGTATTCTTCGGCAATTAAAGAGTTTGGGTCTTAAATTAAGCAAGGGAGCCTTGTCAAATATAGTTGAAGAATTTAACAAGAAAAAGGATATTGGGGATATGATGAATTTCTTGGAAGAGTGGAGGTGTCTACCGGAGTTGCGTCTTTGCAACAGAATACTTGCGTCTTCGTGCACAAATCTTGGTACTGATCAGGCATGGCTAGTCTTCCAAAGGTTGGAGGCCTTAGGGTTTGCTCCAGATGCTACGACTTTTGGAATTTTCATTTTTCATAGCTGTAGAGAAATGAAACTGAAATCTGCACTTGTATATTTATCAGAGTGCTTCGCTAGGCATGTCGAACCTAGAGTGTGTGCTTATAATGCTATTTTAGGTGGTGTTTTCAGGGAGGGACTATATAGACATGCAAAGTATGTCTTCGAAGACATGGTTGAAAGAGAAGTAACACCCAATCTTTCAACATATCAGATAATTCTTGCAGGGTATTGCAGGTATAGGCAGTTTGATGATATTGAACAAGTCTTGAGGGATATGAAAACTAATGTTGTAAATGTTCTTCCCTCTGGAAACTGTGCACTCTCCAAGGCCTTATCATTCTTGGGGCTAGATCACCTAAGGGTGAAAATCAAGAGAGATAATGCCACTGGTTTCCCAAAAGCCGAGTTTTTTGATTCAGTTGGCAATGGACTGTATTTGGACACTGATTCCAAAATGTTTGAGATTTCATTGGCACAGATTTTGGATAGTGCACTTCACCCAGATATTAACTCAGAGCTAGTCAGGGCATCTCAGCGAGGCGATGTTACAAGTGCTCTTCTTGTGAAAGATGAAGCTTTTCAATGGGGATATGACATTTCACCAGCTAGCTGGTCTGAGCTATTCAAGGCCTTATGTGTGAGCCGTAATGTAATAGATGTCATTGACCTTATGGAGGAGATGCCAGATATATTTTACAAACTTGATGCTCAAAATCTAGATTTGGTCGCCCAAACATTGAGTAGCAATGGGATGTCTGCTCATGCAAAACTGGTTTTAGAAAAAATGTTGAGAGAAGACTTGTCAATCAGTCACAATACATATACTTCTTTAATGATAGGCTTATGCGAAGAAAGGAACATAGCAGGGTTTTGGGAATGTTGGAATCTTGCAACGAAGTACAGATGGTCACCTGATTGCAAGGATATGATGGACCTCATCAGTTACTTGTGCAAATGGGGAGTGATTGAGGAAGCCCTGAAACTTATGAACCTTTTATTTGACTGCTATCATGATCTGTTTTTCAGTGCATATTGTGTACTTCTCAAAGAGTTGTGCAGGACAGGTCATACCAGCATTGGATGTGCAATGTTGGAGGCTCTCAAAGAAAAGGGTGTGGCTGTGGATCGATCATTATTCTTTTATGTGATGGAGGGCTTCCTAAAGGAGCAGAAGACTGCTGAATCAATTGGAATGCATGACATGTGGCTTAGCAAAAGCAAAGAACTAGATGCATTTTCTTACCGATCTGTGTTGCCTTCATTACCATGGCTGGATGCAGATCGAGCCAAGAACTTGGTAGAGTCTATGCTGACCATGAAACTTACTGAATTCCCATATTGTGGTTGCATCGTGAAGGAATTAATGCAAACAAGGAATATAAAGTGGGCCATGCCAGTCTTGCAAGAATCAAGTCCTGGGAAGCTCAGTGCCACTTTGTTAAATTCCTTACTTCAAGTCTATGGTTGGCTAAAAAATTGGAGAAAGTTAGATGCAGTTCTTTGCAAGATGCTAAAGATGCATGACACCCTTTCTATATCTAGCTACCGCTTTCTTGTGTGCAGAATGTGTGAGCAAAGTCGGTTTTCTAGTGCTTCAAGCCTTAGAGCACTGTTCCAATATGCTGACAAGTCAAGAGAACTAATTGCATGCAACAttctaatattttatctttttcaAAGAAGAAACAGCTCACAGATTCATGATTTGCTGAAGGACATGACAGGTAATGGTATTTGTCTCGACAAAACCACCTATGACTTCCTTGTCTATGGATTTCACAAATCCGGGGATACCAATGATTCAGTTAATGCGCTTGATGCCTGTATTGCTCAGGGACTAAAACCAAGCAACCGCAGTCTCAGAATTGTGTTAAGTCATTACTGCAGGCTAGGAAACCTTGAGAAATCACTAGCATTATTTCACTTGATTGAGCGCAATGGATGGAGGCATGGTTTAATCATTAAGACCACCCTCACTTCATGTCTCCTTTCATTTGGGAGACAATTGGAAGCAAAATCATGTCTGAACAATCTGAGCAAAAGTGAGTTTATCGGATGTTCAAGCAATTTTGATGATCTCATCAAGGAATTCTGCATACTAGGAGATTTGAAAATGTCTCTTTATCTGCTAAATACAATGTTAAAGAAAGGCAGACTTCCTAATGAAGCCAGTTACAGTTCTGTTATATATAAACTCTGTATGTTGAAAGAGTTTGATCAGGCACTTGATTTTCTGGCTGAAATGCAGTTTGCAAGTCTAAAACCAAGTGAGATCTCCTGTGATGCACTTGTACGTGGCCTTTGTGCCATGGGAAGAACTTTTGATGCTAGGAAGGTTTTGGAAATGCTAACCACCTTGGGATCTGCACCATCCTATGGCATGTATAAAGTTGTTTTTGATAACTATTGCAGAAGTAGCCATCTACAGAAAGCTGCGGTACTTCTGCATGACATGCAACAAGCAGGACAAGTGCCCAACTTTGAGATGCATTGGTCTATCATAAGCAATTTCAGCAGTACCAATGAGAAAACTGAAGGACATGGAGAACCCATTTTGAAAAACCTTTTTCTTTCCGCAAATCCCCCATAA
- the LOC8082130 gene encoding thioredoxin-like 1-1, chloroplastic isoform X3 gives MMSMASALTNHWVVSGSSRHDMSNRSDDCFKVLTWNHNVIKGKQFLPREKVALTGWQITRAVPKDPKKWWEIDMKDNVINIKSQDDFDEQLLMARDKFTVVHFFSPSCGACKALHSKFAEMHPGLQFLMVNCNEQTHICKRLHVCVLPLFRFYRGAEGRICSFSCTISTIHKFKDALKKHGVQTESQAAEKGWDEY, from the exons ATGATGTCAATGGCTTCAGCTTTGACAAACCATTGGGTTGTTAGCGGTTCATCCCGTCATGACATGAGCAACAGATCTGATGATTGCTTCAAGGTATTGACTTGGAACCACAATGTGATCAAGGGGAAGCAGTTCTTGCCCAGAGAAAAGGTTGCTCTGACTGGTTGGCAGATCACCCGAGCTGTACCAAAAGATCCCAAGAAG TGGTGGGAGATAGACATGAAGGACAACGTGATAAATATCAAATCACAGGACGATTTTGATGAACAGCTTCTGATGGCCAGAGATAAATTCACAGTGGTGCACTTCTTTTCACCTAGCTGTGGAGCTTGCAAGGCCCTACACTCTAAG TTTGCCGAGATGCATCCAGGACTGCAATTTCTTATGGTCAACTGTAATGAACAGACACATATCTGTAAGAGGCTCCATGTCTGTGTCTTGCCATTGTTCCGCTTTTACAGAGGCGCCGAAGGTCGTATTTGTAGCTTCAGCTGCACAATTTCAACT ATTCATAAGTTCAAAGATGCTCTGAAAAAGCATGGGGTTCAGACTGAGAGTCAAGCAGCAGAAAAGGGGTGGGACGAATATTAA
- the LOC8082130 gene encoding thioredoxin-like 1-1, chloroplastic isoform X2, translating to MMSMASALTNHWVVSGSSRHDMSNRSDDCFKVLTWNHNVIKGKQFLPREKVALTGWQITRAVPKDPKKWWEIDMKDNVINIKSQDDFDEQLLMARDKFTVVHFFSPSCGACKALHSKVHQFAEMHPGLQFLMVNCNEQTHICKRLHVCVLPLFRFYRGAEGRICSFSCTISTIHKFKDALKKHGVQTESQAAEKGWDEY from the exons ATGATGTCAATGGCTTCAGCTTTGACAAACCATTGGGTTGTTAGCGGTTCATCCCGTCATGACATGAGCAACAGATCTGATGATTGCTTCAAGGTATTGACTTGGAACCACAATGTGATCAAGGGGAAGCAGTTCTTGCCCAGAGAAAAGGTTGCTCTGACTGGTTGGCAGATCACCCGAGCTGTACCAAAAGATCCCAAGAAG TGGTGGGAGATAGACATGAAGGACAACGTGATAAATATCAAATCACAGGACGATTTTGATGAACAGCTTCTGATGGCCAGAGATAAATTCACAGTGGTGCACTTCTTTTCACCTAGCTGTGGAGCTTGCAAGGCCCTACACTCTAAG GTACATCAGTTTGCCGAGATGCATCCAGGACTGCAATTTCTTATGGTCAACTGTAATGAACAGACACATATCTGTAAGAGGCTCCATGTCTGTGTCTTGCCATTGTTCCGCTTTTACAGAGGCGCCGAAGGTCGTATTTGTAGCTTCAGCTGCACAATTTCAACT ATTCATAAGTTCAAAGATGCTCTGAAAAAGCATGGGGTTCAGACTGAGAGTCAAGCAGCAGAAAAGGGGTGGGACGAATATTAA